AAGGCGTATGACACGATAGAGTGGGGTTTTATTGAAGAAATGCTAGAGGCTTTAAAGTTCCCAAGGAAATTTATAGATTTGGTTATGGTATGTATTCGAACACCGCGATATAGTCTGATGTTTAATGGCACACTTCATGGGTTCTTTGAAGCTAAAAGGGGGCTAAGGCAAGGTGATCCAATGTCTCCCCTTCTATTCGTGTTGGGCATGGAGTACCTCTCAAGAATCATGGCTCGGGTGGGACAGAAAAGTGAATTTAAATTCCATGAGCGGTGCAAAGATCTCAAGTTAAATCACCTGTGCTTTGCCGATGATGTGCTCATGTTCTGTCATGGTGATTATAAGTCCATTCTTTTGCTACTGCAGGGACTTAAACTATTCTCCCAAACCTCTGGATTAAAGGCCAATGAAGAGAAATCAGCCATATATTGTAGTGGGATGACAGAACAGGAAGTGCAAAGAGTGGTGGCCGTTTCTGGTTTTACAAAAAATAGATTTCCATTTCGGTATCTCGGTATACCAATCTGTGCCAGGAAGCTAGCTGCTGTTGAATGTGAAGGGCTGGTAGAAAAAATGACTCAAAGAATTAAAGTTTGGAGTTCAAGACATCTTTCTTTGCTGCTAGGATCGCCTTGATTAATTCAGTGCTCATTACAATCCACTCATATTGGGCACAAATAATGATCCTTCCAAAGCTGGTTTTGAAGAAAGTAAATGCTATTTGTAGAGCTTTTTTATGGAAAGGAGTTGCGGACTTCAATGGCTCGGGTTATGTTGCTTGGGAGGACCTTTGTAAAGCTAAGAAGGAAGGTGGATTGGGAATAAGGAAAACTTTGATTTGGAACAAAGCTGCTATTGGGAAATACGTTTGGGCAATAGCAACAAAGCAAGATAATATGTGGGTCAAATGGATACATAGTGTGTACCTGGGGAGCAAAAACTGGTGGGAGTATACAGCTCCTACAACAAGCAGCTGGTATTGGAAACAGATAGTAGAGCTAAAAGAGCAGATCAAAGACAAGATTCAGATTCAGCATTTCAGAATGGGAAGATTCAGTATTCATCAAGCTTACAAGGATTTAACTAGGAATAATAAGGAAGTAAGATGGCACAAAGAAGTTTGGGGTCGTTTTAGCATACCAAAACACAGGATAATCTTATGGCTTGCAATGCTAGATCGGCTTCAGACAAAGGTGAGACTATATAAATTCAATATCTGCAATACCACTGAGTGTTTACTTTGTGGTTTGGCTGAGGAGAAGGTTGAGCATTTGTTCTTTGACTGTCATCTTAGTAGAAATTGTCTGGACAGAGTTAAAAATTGGTTGGGTTGGAAGATGGCAGGAAGTTCGATTAAGCAAGTCATTCGTTGGATATCTAGAGCCAAGATTAGTGATTTTAGGAAGAAATTTTTTGCTGCAACCATTGCAGCGATAGTATATCATATATGGAGAGCTCGGAATGAAGTTTATTGGAATCATTGTATCCCAACAATTGAGACACTAGTGAGAAGAATTATAAGTGAAGTGAAAATTAGACTTACAAATACATGGAAAAAAGAACTTACACAGCAGGATAGGGATTGAGTGGAATTATTGTAATTAGTTATACTAGCTGGGTTGTTATTAGCCTTGCTTAGATTTGTAAATTTGAAGTTGAAGTAATACATATTGAGctgattgataaaaaaaaaaggataacTCACGAAGAGGAATAAGAAGAGTCTTTGATTACTCATGAAGAGGAATAAGGAGAACTTTTGTTTTGGTAAGAAAGGGAATATTTGAGAGAACCTCCTACGTACGTATTTTTAAAAGTTCGTTCACTAAAGTTGTAAATTAAATTatcttttatatttatatatatatatatattaatatatagagTATCCGATtcattatttattcttaataatctttcctatCGGAGAGGAATTAGGCATCAtgcatatattatataaatatatatgtctatataaaacttaAAATAATCCATCCTCTAATTATTTTATCATTCTATGTAACTCTATTATTTTCTTTCAATTCTATGTAACTCTGAATTAAACACGTATACGTATACGGAATACGTATTTGCACCTCAAAAGATCTTTAgtagttctctctctctctatatatatacacattataAAACTAGTtattgcattattattattatactataTATGATGACCAGTACTTGTGGAAAATAGTACGTACCTATACACTAGATGATACATTTGCAAAATCATTTACAGAATATATTTAGTGCTTAgttaaacactaaaaaatggaTACTCTAGGAACTGAAATGAAACACCACCATATAATTTATTGATAATTTCTAAGGTTAATAACAACGACTGTTTCGCTTATCATTctcgaagaaaaaaaaaatcatcaaataACACAATTTCGAGAGCAAacgagaaaatatatataaatagaatttGTATATATAGCAAGAAGATCATAAAACTAGGAAACCAATGAATAGCATACATTAAATATCAATCatcaataaattaatattagGATTACATAATCGATCTGAAAATCATATAAGATCAtttgaatagaaaatataaaaTCTAGCCTCTTTTTCTGTGAGAGAACTCCATCTCCCTCACTTTAATTTCTATGCAGTACGTACTATATGTACACTAGTGTACTCCACTAGATAGAGGTCCTCCTTCTCCTTAATTCTCctgtaagatattttttttaaattttgtctTTCTATCATCGTTCCACTTAATTTCTATACACACGATTGTATTTTTTGGAAGACTTCTTCCAATGCAGCTATAATTAATTTTATGGGAGTTTATTTTACTTAAGAGCGTGTTTAGAAACAAATGTGTAATTACGGATATGTAATTACTAGGATAGTAATTATATATTTGAGTAATTACACTATATTGTAAAATACAAGGTGTGTTtacattttttataaattattattatcatatttgGTAAAACAGTTAATAATTACacagaaaaataatattatgtaataaatattatttaaaattaatagtaATTAGTAATTACACAGAGTAATTAGTAATTACACAGAGTAATTACAGCCAATTCTAGTGGAGGGTGACTTTTCAAATACACCCttaattaatttgttttattgtaGTTTTCATTAAGTTTGTTAAATATATTCTAACGAACTTCctaacattcatatatatatatattacatgtaTGCTAATTGTGAATGTTCTTCATCTTCATTTTAACTAAATAGAAGTGTTAACTGACTTAAATGATGGTGAGTGATTTTAAAGGGCAGAATATACGTGCCAAGAGCTAATTAACTATTTGTCCTTCGACAGACAATATATACTTTCCcccaacaaaattaattaatatactttTATGTCTGAGAAAATATTATTAGTCTCCTTTTATCATCATTAGGGTtttcttccatatatatatatatatatgaatatattaatatttgaaataattataatttaatgctAGCTGACTGCTGGGTATTATAAAACCAGATATAGTAACATTCTGAAATTACCATATAATCCAAACTCATCATTAGGACGCAGCATAAGTCAACATACACATGCGCACACATGCACTTATGCTATATATACATATGATGTGAATAtacagagagagagaaaggaaagtgcgtacgtatatatataaatatatttatatactgtAATCATAAGATATATTGAATATAGCTTTAAATCTCAAGGACGTCACTGTTTTATTAACCCAGAGGGGAGACGGCCAAACAAACTTTCCGGCCAGATTataatatatagtttttatttactatatatatctttatatgcACTGCTACGTAATCCAACCCAACCGTTATGATTATTCTCCGGCCGCTTTAGTCAACAATATCCTAACAGCTAGCTACCTCTTTCTCTCTACTTTTTCGAAGATCATAACCTCTCTCCCCTTCCTTCACCTATTCCTCTCCAAAAATAACACAAACACACTACtactaataataattataatgatTAATTTCACCACCAATACAAATAATAATAGACATAcacttcaaatttataattaataacaATTGTCACATGACTATTTCTAATAACTATTTATTAATGAATGTTACTCACTAATTACCTGGTCATGATGATGATTAAACCCCGTGTTATAAAATAAGGTTTCTCCCAGTAAGCTTCCACTGCCGCCACCGCGGCCGAAGACACCAAAGCTTGGCGGATCCGGAGCCGTGGTAGCGGAGCCATATTGGCCTTGAGCAGCAGTGCCCCAATTGTTAGCGGAGGCTAGGGGCTGAGTTGCTGTAGTAGAATTAGTGTTAGCAGTAGTACTAGTGGAACTAATTTGCACCAGTCCCTGTTGTTGAGGGTCAATATGGTCATTGGCTTGGAGAAGACGGATTTGTCTCTTTAAGAACTTCACGTAGCGAATGGCCTCGTCGAGCATGGTGGCCGTGTCCATCTTGGTCCCGCCGGGGACGAGGCGCTGGAGGATTCGAATCCTCTCGCTTATCCTCTCGCGGCGATGGCGTGCCGCGACGCTCTGGGGGTCGTCGCTTATCCGGACGTTCCGCCGCTTAGGTTTGTGAATGGTGGCCGGATCGATGTCCACCGGCTGCATCGCCGCAATCTTGTACATCATTTCCTTCATGGCTCCCAGCTCCTCTTCCTCCTGGTCATCATAACCATGCTCATCGTTTGCCTGATCTTGATTATCTTCTACTGCTACATGAGGATGATGGTATTTATTATGGTCAGTGGTCATGTTTAAAAGggatgatggtgatggtgatgctAATGAAGGTGATTGATGTTGAAGATGGGTGAAGTTTGGCCAGAGAGAAGAAGTactatgatgatgatgatgaccaGAAATGGTGGTGggaatttgatgattatgatgCTGGGAAGAGAGGATATTGTGGTGATGATGTTCCATGGCGGCCGTCTGTAGATCCCAGTAAGCTGCCGAGGATGAGTTGTTTGAAGTAAACAACTTATTATCATTATAAGCAGCAGTGTGGTTATTCATGTCCATGGCATATATGCCTCGGGGTATGAACTTTTTGTTTTTCTCTATTATAGTACAGAAAAtaagggggagagagagagaattattaAAGGGGTTGCTTGTGgttgttataatatatatatatatatatttatatgcccCTCTCTCTATATATTAAATGATATATCCTTGGTAAAACTAATTAAGTTGGGTTCTGAAGTGAAGTAATATGTATAATAGATATATACATCTATTGTGTCAAATAACCATATTTAGAGGATCAACCTTCATTACTCACAACTGTGTGTCAGAATAATATTAGATTAATTAACATTAAAATCGAATAGACTTATTtcacacaaaatttgatgaaaatCATAGATAATGGCCTTTAATTATAAATTGCATTCATTGCTAGCCAAGCTTTTCGAGTTTGTTTTTTTCATACTTAATTACCATATGAATGATGTCGATCGAACTTAAAATAATGTATAAccaattaaaaagaaaagaaaaaaagacctAATAAAGTCTTAGGATATTTTACACTAACGTGTTCCTATATGTAtggagaaagaaagaagaaaaaagggccCAATCAATATAGCTATATATATTAATTGTAATCAagttttaataaatgggattttttttttgtgatatatgattttaataaattttacgaaaaaaatatataaattactaTTTCAGTATATATAAGAATGCCATGCCACAAGCAAGTTCTGAGACATATATGGTCTTTTTGGGGGTTGGTAATAAGTTCGTTTTAAATTTATGAATGTTTTACAATGTATAAATCCATATCATGTGATAATATACAAGCAAAGAGTACGCATATATTAAGACTTAATATTTAACATATGTTttgtcaaatatatatatatatatatacattttccACGTTtcgatcaatatatatatatatatataagcacaTATGCTACTTAATCTcagatttgaataatattatttatacgTAAAATATTATATATCAAAAAGAAAGTTAGAATATTAATATACATTTCATAAAAATGtgaactattttattcattattaatTAAGTTATTTAGAAATAGAATCTACTGTTCCTAATTAATCTAGTAAACTATTGTCGTGCCTAATCAGGCCCCTGCGCCTCGAACAAAACAGCCAGATTTCTGATCAATAGTGTGGTTTACTTGGATTTCATGATGGATGTCAACTACGTACATACTATAGGTGTACTAATTACATCAAATTAAAATGCTGAATAAAAGATGTACAAATCagaatattaaaaaattagtaTATGATCATATGATGAATCAATCTCAATGATAACAAGTTCTATTGAAGAAAAACAAACGCACTAATTAACATCATATGTACGTATGCAATtcccatttatatatatacatgtatgatGATGTGTTGCACGTCATTCATAACCTTAATCTTTAGAAGTAGTAGTGTGTGTATTTAACTTAGCAGAAATACGTACGTACACCTTCATTCTTTAGTCTCCTCTTTTACGTTTCTTAacctatactatatatatatatatatatatatatttataccagTAATAAATTTCAATCCAGACCCATTCCACTAATCAATGTACCTTATTAGATGACGATAGATTTTTCGTTAAAGAATGATCTCTAAGTCTTTATATTATTTGACCTAACAGAAACAACATTATTTGTTATCAATATCACTTGCCAAACTCATGTCTCATGCTATAGTTTTCACTATCATAATACGAATAAATAAATGACACTAGTCATATAGTCATAACATGTTTTCTTACAATAATTTCCTCAGTCGTAAGCTGGTGTGTGGTAAGCAATTATCTTGTAATAAATCTTATGTTTTCACATGCATATTCATTTTACATTGAGAAATCAAAGTGCAacacattttatttttataatattatttaaaaaaaaaacaaaaaatcagaAGCTTTTCCAAAGCTAACAAAATTTGTATTTGATAATGAAAAAGCATATTTATACTCTTTcaaatgatacatatatatatctcttctatataaaaaatatgtagataacaaaaattcttggttttaacggttttttatttatttttactcttaactttaacagaatattattatatttaactgtagattgtaaacatgatttaaacttaaataaaataaaataaataattagataaattaaaagatgatatttttgagatattttacaatgataattatttacaaataaaaaaaccatgtgttttataacttaaatgaaatttaattaaacttaaactattaatattatattaaagatataatatataatcttttgttgtcactttgaaattcaaaaattagaacaaatataaacttaaacaaaaataaataaataaactaaaatataatattttaagaaattttatgataatttaaatattaattcatatgcatttaaaaataataaagacatacatattattttttatcttataaaatttgtgtgataatttgtttttttatcaagtgattgaacttctttttcttcatcaaattcaccaaaggacattgcgagatatattataaagtaaaaatagtttatgcatatatactactgtctacactatgactttttctattcttattttatttctattattaatgtttttaaaaatattattatattttatatataagtcatgtaaatatatatctatgtcaacattatgttagatatcatatatgtaaagattattgctataaatatttatatatactatagaactataatttattctattatatatatatatataaaaacagtgaacaaatttttattaaaattataaataatatttacaattttaaactaagcaaacgtgtctTGCACGTTAAttttatctagtatatatatacctATCAATGAAAGGTTTATAGTACCATACATACAAGTAGGAGCAATATAAAGAGTTAAAtataaatttttcaaaatatatataattttacaaaaaaacagTACCAATATAATAGTGTTTGAACCGTACGTCATATAGCGTCAAATGTTGTGtgtatgtaaatatatatatatatatatatatatatttatatgctttcatcaatcatagtcttttaatttttcttagtctttttaggtaaaaaaaaagaaaagaaattaagcGAGTGCTTTGGTTAATTTAATTAACAATGGcattttagtttaatttatttttaaataattattggtTAGAAATAGTCTACCGATGTAGTATGTTAAGGATACATACTTTTTTATACACATCATATATTTTGTAACCACACGTATTCATAAGTATCCAATAATCCAATTATATATCTAATCTTTTTCTTTTGtggtattaattaaaataattttataatgaATATTTTTGAGTTTGACCAATAAAATATTGA
The genomic region above belongs to Humulus lupulus chromosome 1, drHumLupu1.1, whole genome shotgun sequence and contains:
- the LOC133825036 gene encoding transcription factor HEC3-like, translated to MDMNNHTAAYNDNKLFTSNNSSSAAYWDLQTAAMEHHHHNILSSQHHNHQIPTTISGHHHHHSTSSLWPNFTHLQHQSPSLASPSPSSLLNMTTDHNKYHHPHVAVEDNQDQANDEHGYDDQEEEELGAMKEMMYKIAAMQPVDIDPATIHKPKRRNVRISDDPQSVAARHRRERISERIRILQRLVPGGTKMDTATMLDEAIRYVKFLKRQIRLLQANDHIDPQQQGLVQISSTSTTANTNSTTATQPLASANNWGTAAQGQYGSATTAPDPPSFGVFGRGGGSGSLLGETLFYNTGFNHHHDQVISE